Genomic segment of Coffea arabica cultivar ET-39 chromosome 1e, Coffea Arabica ET-39 HiFi, whole genome shotgun sequence:
CATACTTTATAACGACGTGTACACACTTTAcaacattttgtaaaataatttttctggATATGTATCTTCTCTGTAATAGATAATCACATAATTCTAATAATTTGCATAGCATATTTCactatataatatatacatttcaAACAAATATTTATAACCAGTTTGTGTATAATATCAGTATTTACATACTTTACAATCATATGTACACACTTTATAATAATGTGTACACCCTTTATACCAACTTGTAACATAACAAATGCATGTATGTAAAATACAATTTTACATAGTGTAAGATTTGACAGAGTTCTCAAAATCTGTACAATGTCATTTATACCGTTTGTGTAGTTATTTAAGTTGGTCACATTGTTAAGTTGTTTTTACGCTTATGTTATTTTATTTGTATACCTCctcatttatattttgaaattctgtacGGGATCTTTATTGTACAAGTTAACCATTCTCTATAAAAGGATAATGACATACttcttataattttcaaatcatgatTCACTAGATAACACATTTATTACAATCAAATTACATATAATATTAGCATTTACCTTGGACAGAGTTCACCATGCAGTGGATTTTAGATGGGCCGCTCACAAGTCTTGGCTATGCATTTGTTACTCAATGAATATCTATCTCAGTCATCCACAAGTTAAATCGACGTGTATTGTTGCTGCAACGGATCTTCACAATTATCTTGTGCACACTCAGACAAGATGCCCGTTTTGATAGGGTTTATTTAAGAGTTGGAAGAGAAGAAAACAAAGATTTATGCCTATGTTATGCGAAATAATTTGTTGCAACGAGAATAACAGAAGGAGCTACAGTGACAATGTATTGTGTTTAGAAAAAACCCACTACCGCCATTTTCTTCCCACCTCTTTTAAGTTGAAAGAGTTTTAAAGCCCGCCGATCATACCAaaagtttattttcaaattttgattttgaatttttcaaaCCCTTAACGGCCAAACCAAACGGAGTTAAAAGTCAAGTTTCTATTAAAGCTACAATCCTCTACACTCATCTCCATTTTGTTCTCCAAATTTTTGGCCGTTGATGATGGGCCCATCACATCTTGGCCATGAAAAGTTTCTGGACAGTTGACTGACAACCGTCCTGGCCCCTAGTCCGATGAATTAACCTCCACTAACTAATTCTATTACAAATCACGTGCCCCTACACCAACTAACCCAATTGACTAAAGGACACCGTTCTACTTATGTCCGTGCACTACTACATTGCCCAAAATGTCATCGTTGTATACTGGAGTTCCCCTACTATTTTTGGCTTAATTCTTGTTGTCCTGACATTGCCTCCAGCAAAAGGAAAGTCTTGTCCTCAAGACTGGAAATGAGGGAACTGAGATAGGATGAAATCCTTATCTTCCCAAGCTGCTTCCTCAGCTCCCAGTTGGCACCATTTGATTAAAAACTGAATGACTAGCTGTCCATTGCGCATAACAACTCTCCTTTCCAAGATAGTCTCTGGTTGTAAGGGACATTGATCAGCACTATCAAACTCAGGCAAGGTATTTGACACTTGTTGTACTGGCCCAATCTTTTTCTTCAACAATGAAACATGGAACATGAGGTGAATTCTAGCCCCTGCAGGTAACTTGAGGTGGTATGCCACTGGTCCTACCTTAGTTTCCACCTGAAAAGGTC
This window contains:
- the LOC140016638 gene encoding uncharacterized protein; translated protein: MKFFADQQRTKHSFEVGDWVFLKLLPYRQQSVAIRKCLKLAARLYGPFQVETKVGPVAYHLKLPAGARIHLMFHVSLLKKKIGPVQQVSNTLPEFDSADQCPLQPETILERRVVMRNGQLVIQFLIKWCQLGAEEAAWEDKDFILSQFPHFQS